A window of Candidatus Methylomirabilota bacterium genomic DNA:
GGCGGCAAGAGCCTGACCTACCAGCTCCCGGCCAGCCTCCTCCCCGGCACGACGCTCGTCATCTCGCCCCTCGTCTCCCTGATGCACGACCAAGTCGAGGCCCTGACGGCCCGCGGGGTGGCCGCGACGTTCCTGGCCTCCACGCTCGACGCGCGCGAGGTCCGTCGCCGTCTCGCGCGCGTGGCGCGCGGCGAGGTCCGGCTCGTCTACGCGGCGCCGGAGCGACTGGTCACCCCGTGGTTCCGGGAGATGCTCGGCGTGCTCGAGTGCCCGCTGGTCGCGGTCGACGAGGCCCACTGCATCAGCGAGTGGGGCCACGACTTCCGCCCGGAATACCTCGAGATCGGCGCGCTGCTCGGCCGCCTGCGCGCGCCGCGCGTGCTCGCCTGCACGGCCACTGCCACGCCGGTCGTCCGCGACGAGATCGTCGCGCGCCTCGGCCTGCCTGCCGACACGCCGCAGCTCGTCCGGGGCTTCGCCCGGCCCAACCTCGCCCTCCGCGCTCGCGAGGTCGGGGGCGCGCGCGAGCGGGCGCGCCTGGTGGACGTGACGCTGGACGAGGCGCTGGACGGGCCGGGGGCCGCGCGAGGCCGGGCCATCGTGTACGCCCCGACGCGCAAAGCCGCCGAAGCCGAGGCGGGACGGCTGGCGGCCCGGGGCTGGCGCGCCGAGGCGTATCACGCCGGGCTCGACGGCCCCACCCGCGATCGGGTGCAGCGGGCCTTTGCCGACGGACAGCTCGAGATCGTCGTCGGCACCAACGCCTTCGGGATGGGCATCGACCGTCCCGACGTCCGGGCGGTCGTGCACCTGGGACCGCCCGGGTCGATCGAGGCGTACTACCAGGAGGTCGGGCGCGCTGGGCGCGACGGGAAGGAGGCGGTCGGACTCCTGCTCATGAGCCCGGGTGACCTGCCGCTGCGCCGCCGGCTGCTCGAGCGGGGCGGCGAGGACGGCCGTCCGGTCGACCCGGCGGTGCTCGAGCACAAGTGGGGTCTGTTCCTCGAGCTGGTGCGCTGGGCGGACGGCGGGAGCTGCCGGCACGACGCCATCCTCCGTTACTTCGGCGACGAGGCCGAGACGCTGGCCGGCTGCGGCCGGTGCGACGTGTGCCAGACGCTCGCGCGCGGCGACGCGCCCCAGGACCTCGACGCCGCCACGCTGATCGTCCGCAGGGCGCTGTCGGGGGTGGCGCGAGTCCACGAGCGCTTCGGGCTCGGGATGGTCGTGAAGCTGGTCCGAGGCGAGTCGGATGCGCGACTGGACCGGGCCGGGCTCACGCGCGTCCCCACGTTCGGGAACCTGCGCGAGCACTCCGAGGAGTGGGTGCGCCGACTCTTGCGCCGGTGCGTGGCCGCCGGGTGGATCGGTCTGAGCGGCGGCGACCGGCCGGTGGTCCGCCTCACCGCGGAGGGCCGGGCCGTCATGCAGGGTACCCGGCTCGCGCGGCTGCTCCTGCCACCGCTCGGCGAACCGGCGCCCGAGGCGGCGCCGCGGCGGCCCGGGTTCCGGGCGGCCGGGACCGGGGACGAGCTGGACGCCGCGGGACAGGCGCTCTTCGAGGCGCTGCGACGCCATCGCCTCGCGCTGGCCCGCGAGGCCGGGGTCGCGCCCTTCGTGATCGCCAGCGACCGCACGCTGCGCGACGTCGCGCGGCTCCGCCCGCGCACGCTCGCCGAGCTGGCACTCGCCCACGGCATCGGGCCGCACAAGGCCGGCCGCTACGGTGAGGGGTTTCTCGGCGTGGTCCGTGACCTTCGGGGTTCGTCGGCGTGACTCGCCCGGCTCCGCTTCCGCGCGCGATCGCGTCGGACGCGGTGTCACGGCGAGCCTAGCCGTGTGTCCGAGTAACCCGGCGCCGGCCACCGAGCGCGGTGGCGCATGAGGAGCGCTCCGAGCGGCGGCTGTGCCGCCGCCACGAGGGGGGGCATCGGGGGGTCTTCCGAGACCCCCCCGAAAAGACCTAGGCGCCGGCAATCGCGCCGGCCGTGAAGCTCTCGGCGATGCGCTCCGAAAAGAAGGCGTACAGTATCACGACCGGAAGGACCGCGATCATCAGGCCGGTCGCCAGCATCCCCACGTTCTCCTGCTGCTCGCCCATCAGGAACATCACACCCAGCGGCAGTGTCCGTTGGCTCTGCTGATTGATGAGCACGACCGCGTACAGGAACTCGTTCCAGAACTCCAGGAAGTTGATGACCATCACCGCGATGATCGCCGGGCGGGCCATCGGAAACATCACTCGCCAGTACATCGTCCACTCGCTGGCTCCATCCAGCCGGGCCGCTTCCTCCAGCTCGCGCGGGATCTGCGCGAAGAACGCCCGGAGGAGGTACAGCGTCAACGGTAAATGAGACGCCGCGTATACCAGGATGAGGCCGAGCAACGTGTTATAGAGGCCGTACTGGACGAGCATCTGGAAGAGCGCCAGAATCGTCACCTGGGGCGGCAACATGATCGCCGAGAAGATCAGGAAGTACAGCGCCTCTTTCAGGGGGAATCGGTACCGAGCGAAGAAGAAAGCGGCCATCGATCCGACGACGACCAGGATCACCGTGGCGGACACGGCCACGATCACCGAGTTTCGGAAGTAGGTCTGATAGCCGAAATCGAACCAGGCCACCCGGAACTTGTCCCAGTGAGCCGGGATGGGCAGCCCGTACGGATTCCGATAGAACTCCTCCGTGCTCCGCAACGAGATGAGCGCCATCCACAGCACCGGGCTCGTCCACAGCACGGTGTAAAGGCACAGACCTCCCGCGATGACGGCTCGGAGGACGCGCGGCGGGGCCAGCGTCAGAACTCCAGTTGCGCCCGGCGATGGAGCACCCGGGTGAGCGCCAGCGTCACGACCAGCATGACCACCAACCACAACGTGGCGACGGCGGATGGGTAGCCAAGATCCAGGGTCTTCCATTCGAATGCGCGCTTGACGATGTAGGTGGCCACGGTCTCCGTCGCCCAGAACGGACCACCATTGGTCATCACCCACACCAGGGCGAACTGCTTGAGCTTGCCGATCACGGACAGCACCACCAGGTTGGCGATCGTCGGCCGCACCAGGGGAATCATGATCGTCCACACGCTTCGCCACCACCCCGCGCCGTCCATCCAGGCCGCCTCGAGCACCGAGGTGGGGAGCGAGCTCAGCGCCGCCAGGAGCACCACCATGTAGAAGCCGACGAACATCCAGGTGGTCACGACGATCAAGGCCGGAAGCGCCGTGCTCAGGCTCCCGAGCCAGGGGCGAGCCAGGTCGCCGAGGCCCACGGCGCGCAGCGCCACGTTGACCGCTCCCCACTCGTGGTTGTAGATCCACATCCAGATCGGCCCTACCACGACGTAGCTCAGCAGAACGGGCGCGAACCAGGCCACGCGGAAGAACCGCGCCCCGGGCACCTTGGCAAAGAGCGCCAGCGCGAGCAGGAAGGCGATCGGGATCTCGACCAGCGGCGAGACCGTCGCCCACAGGACGCTATGCCGTACCGCCTGCCAGATGACATCGTCGGCCGAGAAGATGTCCCGAAAGTTCTGAAGACCCACGAACTCTTGCTGGTCGACCGTCGGCACGACGAACAAGCTGTTGTGCAAGGTACGGAGCATGGGATAGAGCGTGAAGCCGAGGTAGAGAAGGAGCGCTGGGCCCAGGAAGGTCGCGGCCAGGGCCCAGCGGACGGGGGGATCGGGGCGACCGGCTTCCCGTCGCCTACGCACGAACCGGAAGATTCAGCGCACCCGTCGGCGGGAAGCCCCGGCCCTGAGGGGCAGGTCTCCCAGAGTGGCTCAGCCGGGGAGGCACCTGAGATCAGCGGCCGCGGGATCGGGCGTCCTCGAGCTTCTTGGTCGCCTCAGCCACCGAGATCAAACCGGCCGGGAACGCGGAGTTCATCACCTGAGTATAGGCGTCACTCATGCCCGCTTTCATCATGGCCTGCCAGGGTAAGACCACGGGCTTGGCCCGCTGGTTGGCTTCCTCGTACATCTTGAAGTACCAGCCGTACTCGCTCTGAATCTTCGCCGTGTCGGTCTTGATCGTCGAGCGGCTCACCATCTTCGAGGTCCACAAGGCCCCGACGTCCGGATCCGTAGCGGAGTTCAGAATGGCTTTCACCACGTTGATGTGCTTGCTCTTCGCGTTGACCGCGAGGGAGTGGGCGATGGTCAGGAACTTCAGATCGTTGCCCTTGCCATCCTTCACCGCGGGGTAGTTCAGCATCCCCAGCTCAAAATCTTTCGGCTGGCCCCCGGCCTCGACGGGTTGAAAGGCGCGGAAGGTGTACCAGCTGCCGACCGGCATGAAGCAGGCCCGCTGTTCGGTATGGAAGTAGCGGTGAGCCTCCCCCAGTCGCAAGCTGCTGATGCTGGCCGGGTAGGCCTTCATGTCGATCAGGCTCTTGTGGTAGCCGAGCACCTCCTGGACACGCGAGTCGTTCCAGGTGACGCGTCCACCGCCCGCCCACAGGTCCCGCAGGTCCGGCTCACCGAGTTTGTGGAGGAGCAGATAGTTGGTGACGTAGGTTCCCGGATAGGGTCGATCGCCAACCCCGATCGCGAAGCCACTCTTCCCGGCTTCCACGCACTTCTTGACGACCTCGGCGAACGTCTTGCCATCGAACTGCAGAGTGGACGGGACGGTCACGCCCAACTCTCGGAGGAGCCTCTTGTTGTAGTAGAGCTCGTCCGTGGACGCGTCGACCGGCAGGGCCCAGACGCCCACCTTCCCTCGCGGCCCGGGTCGAGTCCAGTGCTGCTTCGCCCACGGCTCGACGTTGTTCCAGCTGATGCCGTCGGCCAGGTCGGCGAGCAATCCGCCCCCGATGAACTCGGGGACGTCGTCGTCATAGTAAAACAGATCCGGTCCCTCTCCGGCTTGGAAGGCACTCCGGATGGCTGGCCACATGTCCTTCTTGTGGTACCACGTGAACTCGACCTTCACCCCCGGATTCGCCTTCTCGAACCGGCGCGCGACCTCCATCCACACCGCTCGGACACCTTCGGAATCCGCGGGGTGTTGCCACCATCGGATGGTGACTGGCGGCGTCTGAGCCGGGGCGCTCTGCGGCGTGCCGACGACGACAGTCCCTCCGAAAATGAGAGCGCCGGCCGCCAGAGACCACGCGGCGACCGTCGCGGCCATCGATGAGCGATCCGAGCGTCTGTCGGGGCAACGCGTCATATCACCCTCCAGCGACCGATGTGGTCTCTCGCGCACTCCAGAAGCAGCTCGCTGAGTGCGCGTATACTACATGGCGGAGTTCCGGGTCAAGGGGAGGCATGCTCAGCCCCCGGCGTCGAGGCCCATCGAAGCCTGATGCTTCCCCCGGGACCGTCGTGTCTCGGGCGTGGCCAGGCCGCGGGCGCGGCACATCCGCGGCGCCGTTCATCTCGTCTCGGAGGCTACGGTGAGCCGGTTGGCGCTCGGGATGAAGATCTACACCACCGACTGGCACACCTGGTACGGGCGGGATTACGCCGAGGCCGCCCACCAGCTCCGCGCCCTGGGTGTCAGCTTCGCCTTCGTGCTCAACTCGGTGGATTCCGCCCCGGTCAGCGGAACCCCGAGCCGAGTCGCCGAGCGCTATCGCGATCGAGCGCTGAGCTATAGTGATCGGGCCCTGCGGGCCGCACTCCACCAGGTCGGGATCAGATACTACGCCGCGTTCTCGATGTTCTTCGATCCCGTTCATCTCCGACAGCATCGAGAGCTCACCCCCGTGAATGTCTTCGGCGATCCGATGCCGCAGGTCGGCTGGTACATCGGCCTCTGTCCCTCCAGCGAGGAGTACCTTCAGCACAAGATCGGGGTCATCGACCGCGTCAGTCGGGAGTTGAGTCCGGATGGAATCTTCTTGACGGTCATTCGCTTCCCTGGCTTCTGGGAGCGCTGGGTGGCCGGATACCGGCGAAGCCCGAGCGACGAGTACTGCTTCTGCACTCGGTGCCTCGACCGCTTCTCGACCGAGACGGGCATCCGGGTCGAGGGAGGCCAAGAACGCTCTGACGGCTGGCTGGGATGGCTCACGACCCATCGCTCCCAATGGACCGAGTGGAAATGCCAGGTCATCCGGCACGTCGTGTCCCGCGTGCGACGCGCGGTCGGCGAGACCCAGCCCCAGTGCGACGTCGCCTTCAATACGGTGCCCTTTCGGACCGCTGATTTCGGAAACGCCATCGAGGAAGTGTTCGGCCAGCATCGCGAGAAGCTGGCGCCCCTGGTCGATGCGTTCGAGCTGATGACTTACCACCAGGTACTCAAGCGGCCGCCACCGTTCATCACCCAGGTCGCCAACGAAGCCAAGGCGCAGACCGCGAAACGCATCTACTGCACCGTCTTCACCCGGCCACGCTACCTCGAGGGCGTCTACGAGCCGGACCGGCGACATCCCTCGATCACCGCCGATGAGGTGGCGGCGGTGCTCCAGGCGGTCGCGGACTCTCGGGCCGACGGAGTGGTCCTCCGGTGGGAGGATTATCTGGAGGACCTGCGAACACCCGACGACAGCAAGGGACGGGTCCTCCATTCGGCGCTGGCCCGTCTCCTGGCCGCGCCGCCGTGAGTGCCGGCTCGGCTTGCCCTCCCGGGGACTCGTAGCGACTCGGGTCAGACCGCGAACCGGTAGTCTGAGAGGCGAGAGGGGGGCTGGCTCAGACGGCGAAGGGGTAGGTCTCGGGCGGCTCCCCCCGTTCCCAG
This region includes:
- a CDS encoding RecQ family ATP-dependent DNA helicase, whose protein sequence is MSATDLEAGLRRLGYETFRAGQREAIETLLEHGRLLLVAPTGGGKSLTYQLPASLLPGTTLVISPLVSLMHDQVEALTARGVAATFLASTLDAREVRRRLARVARGEVRLVYAAPERLVTPWFREMLGVLECPLVAVDEAHCISEWGHDFRPEYLEIGALLGRLRAPRVLACTATATPVVRDEIVARLGLPADTPQLVRGFARPNLALRAREVGGARERARLVDVTLDEALDGPGAARGRAIVYAPTRKAAEAEAGRLAARGWRAEAYHAGLDGPTRDRVQRAFADGQLEIVVGTNAFGMGIDRPDVRAVVHLGPPGSIEAYYQEVGRAGRDGKEAVGLLLMSPGDLPLRRRLLERGGEDGRPVDPAVLEHKWGLFLELVRWADGGSCRHDAILRYFGDEAETLAGCGRCDVCQTLARGDAPQDLDAATLIVRRALSGVARVHERFGLGMVVKLVRGESDARLDRAGLTRVPTFGNLREHSEEWVRRLLRRCVAAGWIGLSGGDRPVVRLTAEGRAVMQGTRLARLLLPPLGEPAPEAAPRRPGFRAAGTGDELDAAGQALFEALRRHRLALAREAGVAPFVIASDRTLRDVARLRPRTLAELALAHGIGPHKAGRYGEGFLGVVRDLRGSSA
- a CDS encoding carbohydrate ABC transporter permease, with the protein product MALISLRSTEEFYRNPYGLPIPAHWDKFRVAWFDFGYQTYFRNSVIVAVSATVILVVVGSMAAFFFARYRFPLKEALYFLIFSAIMLPPQVTILALFQMLVQYGLYNTLLGLILVYAASHLPLTLYLLRAFFAQIPRELEEAARLDGASEWTMYWRVMFPMARPAIIAVMVINFLEFWNEFLYAVVLINQQSQRTLPLGVMFLMGEQQENVGMLATGLMIAVLPVVILYAFFSERIAESFTAGAIAGA
- a CDS encoding sugar ABC transporter permease, whose product is MRRRREAGRPDPPVRWALAATFLGPALLLYLGFTLYPMLRTLHNSLFVVPTVDQQEFVGLQNFRDIFSADDVIWQAVRHSVLWATVSPLVEIPIAFLLALALFAKVPGARFFRVAWFAPVLLSYVVVGPIWMWIYNHEWGAVNVALRAVGLGDLARPWLGSLSTALPALIVVTTWMFVGFYMVVLLAALSSLPTSVLEAAWMDGAGWWRSVWTIMIPLVRPTIANLVVLSVIGKLKQFALVWVMTNGGPFWATETVATYIVKRAFEWKTLDLGYPSAVATLWLVVMLVVTLALTRVLHRRAQLEF
- a CDS encoding extracellular solute-binding protein, with the protein product MEVARRFEKANPGVKVEFTWYHKKDMWPAIRSAFQAGEGPDLFYYDDDVPEFIGGGLLADLADGISWNNVEPWAKQHWTRPGPRGKVGVWALPVDASTDELYYNKRLLRELGVTVPSTLQFDGKTFAEVVKKCVEAGKSGFAIGVGDRPYPGTYVTNYLLLHKLGEPDLRDLWAGGGRVTWNDSRVQEVLGYHKSLIDMKAYPASISSLRLGEAHRYFHTEQRACFMPVGSWYTFRAFQPVEAGGQPKDFELGMLNYPAVKDGKGNDLKFLTIAHSLAVNAKSKHINVVKAILNSATDPDVGALWTSKMVSRSTIKTDTAKIQSEYGWYFKMYEEANQRAKPVVLPWQAMMKAGMSDAYTQVMNSAFPAGLISVAEATKKLEDARSRGR